The DNA sequence CGCGCACCTCGCGGAGCATCGCCCAGCCGCGCACGCCCGACCCCATGAGCAGCTCCCGCGGCCACGCGGGCTGCGCGGAATCGGGCGCAACGAGCACGCGGTAGTAGCCGTTGGGCAACGCCACCTGATCCACGACGGCGACGCGGCCGCCAAAGGTGCCGAGCGAGGCGTTGGGCCAGCCGCTGAACTGCAGCGCCGGCCAGCCCGCAAACTCCAGCCGCACCTCGTCACCGACGCGAATCAGCGGCACGTCGCGCGCGTTCACCTGCAGCGCCACCGCGAGTTCGGGGTTCGCGGCCTGCACGGTCGCGACCGCTTCGCCGTCCTTCACGACTTCGCCGATGCCCGCCCGCAACGCCCGCACGACGATGCCGTCGCGCGGGGCGCGCACCATCAGGAGGTCCTGGCGCTCGGACATGTTCGCCTCACCCGTCGCGAGCTTGGCGATCTCGGCGATGCCGTCCGCCACCTCGGCCAACGTCGCGCGGCGATCGCTCTCCACCTTGGCGATCTTCTCGGCATAGTCGGCATCGACCGCCGACCGTTCGGCGCGCACCGTGAGCAACGCGGCGCGCTGCTCGATGGCCAGCGCCGCCGCACGCTGCTGCCGCTGACGGGCCATCTCCAGCTCCGCGCGCGACCGCAAGCCCTCGCGCTCCAGCTGCTGGATGCGCTCGGCCTGCACGGTCGCGATCGAGTCCTCGAGCTGCGCCGCCGCCAGCGACGCCGTGATCTGCTGGATGCGGTTGTCCGCGCGGATGCGGGCCAGCGTGCGCAACGAGTCCAGCGCGATGGCCTGGTCGGCGAGGGCGGCGGCCTTGGCCCGCTTCTCCTCGACGGAGCGCC is a window from the Pseudogemmatithrix spongiicola genome containing:
- a CDS encoding HlyD family secretion protein, encoding MATTSDLLDRRDASLESVRLLARQPSLRTLLMWIGGVLGIMLIVAFLPWQQNVAGAGEVTALQPADRPQEAVAAIGGRISEWYVQEGDSVKVGDPIVALAEVKQEYLDPLTLDRLGEQVAAKRRSVEEKRAKAAALADQAIALDSLRTLARIRADNRIQQITASLAAAQLEDSIATVQAERIQQLEREGLRSRAELEMARQRQQRAAALAIEQRAALLTVRAERSAVDADYAEKIAKVESDRRATLAEVADGIAEIAKLATGEANMSERQDLLMVRAPRDGIVVRALRAGIGEVVKDGEAVATVQAANPELAVALQVNARDVPLIRVGDEVRLEFAGWPALQFSGWPNASLGTFGGRVAVVDQVALPNGYYRVLVAPDSAQPAWPRELLMGSGVRGWAMLREVRVWFEVWRTINGFPPAVPQSGLTPTSGGSGYSGTRNAASPAPAKSAP